The genomic segment acatcgaGGTAGGAGCGATCCTGACTCTTCCTCCCTTCTTCTAGgcagtggccaattacttcggggtcgctccttttcaaataactcctaacagatatagaatgcttgctgcactcaatatcctctatagccataagaaatggcccgtCCCCACGCTACATGGGGTCAAttacctgttcgacctaaaatctaaccccaaccaggaaaacacggggtttttccacttctatCACCAGGAAACAGGTCGCACTTTCATGACTGACACCACTTATATCTCGAACATGGGGATgcaccatctggagtactttctgaccACTGACATGGtcacgaacaacttggcctttacacaaggaggtaaagtctttgtaccactggttgtttatctttcttcaattttttgttgcatttcccttagaaatttaatgcgtttcaggcccatggttgcgaccagagcCTACTCCGGACATGGAGATCcgatcagccctcctggccagaatgaccgacatagagaaaagtgtcaaactgctggtcacagaggccaatctgagactggtcggccttttggcccctcactaggatgtgagggagtcaacagcgggaagtgccactggtggagaggttctcgagcagcacccagacgtgtcacaacccCCTCCGAGGAGGGCAACTGGAGTggcaatcagggaaccctccagcaccccaggagctgctgctccccccgccccaacgggaaagggaaaaaagaaagccaccgaacctctTGATCCCCTCGATGAATCTTCGAAtaagaacggtactgatctctcgctcttagatagtttgccaattcccggtcacttgtttgacggagatgacaattttaagtacgctcccaatttagattcagacttcttcatgccagagagtgagtgtaacactagtagagtatataatgtagcgaccagtaatgatagctcgggtatttcgcttacaattttctttgtttcttttcctgacataacatactcaatcATTTATACTATCTCTTTGTTCGTGTATGTGCTTTTCTTACAGACATGGACTCCGGGAATGTGTTCGACATATACAGTGCCCCTGATGCTCCTGAAGCTCCCTTGAGGAAGAAGAAAACGAGCAAGTGGCATCCCGGGGAAAGTAGTAAAGCACCTTCGGCCAAGAAAACCCGTACTGCAGACCCTTTCGCAGACAGACCTTCAACAAATGTAACACCTCCTCCCTCTCCTCTCAAGCAGCAAACTCCTCCTGCTCCTAACGAATCGACACCTTCTCCACTAGCCCCAATCGACCAGACTCAGCAGGTTGCTCCTGCTTCCACTCAGGGCGACATATCGAGTCGTGCCTTAAGATCGGTCAAAGACAGGGTGGCCAAAATTTTGAAACACAAACGTTGCCGAGAGGCCATTCCTGTGACAGAGAtgatggatgtcgaccagatcttaacccGCGCACTAAATGAGTTTtccagtgtaagttatcttttttTGCGTAGACAACCCTTTTATACTCTACAGTCAGTTTAACTTTTTCTTtgatcgcaggcaatgctgacccttactgcCAGCCGGCTCCGCTCGGATGCTATCACCAAGCAGTCCAGGGATTCGGAGCAACGACACGttgaagaactcaaagctgccgaagtGAAATACGCTAAACATCTTGAGGCAGTGCTTgaggagaagaacaaactggctgaggagttaagggagaagCAGGCTGCTCTGGATAAGGTCGTCGAGCAAAGAGAcaagttcaaggagtctaaccgcgtcaACTACCGCGAGGCTAAAAAGCTCAAGGAGGAATTGACCGCGAGCAGACAGGAGACTACAACATTGGAGGTCCGGATCGAGAAGCTTGAAAAGCTaacgccagcaatttggaaaggtataagaatgccatggttaagtgtttctatgacttctggaaacacaaccatgAGGCTAATTTCAACTATCTTCCCGAGTGCACAAGGCATGCTAAGATAGCCCACTGCGTTGATCGATtggcggaagaagagagagcaagggtacctgccttgcccgaaatctccttggccactggCCCGACGGGGCGGACAATGAAGCTACAGCTGTCGTCGACCAaggcacccctcaagatcctccagcttcatagtctgc from the Humulus lupulus chromosome X, drHumLupu1.1, whole genome shotgun sequence genome contains:
- the LOC133805950 gene encoding uncharacterized protein LOC133805950, whose protein sequence is MDSGNVFDIYSAPDAPEAPLRKKKTSKWHPGESSKAPSAKKTRTADPFADRPSTNVTPPPSPLKQQTPPAPNESTPSPLAPIDQTQQVAPASTQGDISSRALRSVKDRVAKILKHKRCREAIPVTEMMDVDQILTRALNEFSSAMLTLTASRLRSDAITKQSRDSEQRHVEELKAAEVKYAKHLEAVLEEKNKLAEELREKQAALDKVVEQRDKFKESNRVNYREAKKLKEELTASRQETTTLEVRIEKLEKLTPAIWKDPSNVSSYKMLQLKQDLSYDEQPERVIEKGIKELRSKRIQLVKVMWKNSTEREAT